In Candidatus Manganitrophus noduliformans, the genomic stretch TTCCACTCGAATTCCTGAAGGAAGACCCCTCCCTCCGAAAGACCACCGACCGACTCATCTTGGAGGGGCTTCTTTTGATCGATCAACAACAGGTCCGGCTGACCCCTAAGGGGCTGCTTTTGGCGGATGAGGTCGCCGTCGCTTTCCTCTGATCCCGATCATTCATGTGAGCCCTACCGCTGGAACGTCTCAAAGATTTTCGAGGCGAACGGAAACGCCGCGGGCCGGAGCACCAGATCGAGAATCGACCAAAGCGGTCGCAAGTCTTTCCGTATATTTCTATAGCGATCTTCCCCTTGGGTCAACCGGCAGAAGCGGGTCCAGCCGATGAGCCGGCTGAGAGGCCCGTTCGATCGGCGCCAGAGCAGATTGGCTGCAACGGCGGGAGCGAGGTGGAAGAGAGACCACATCTGGAAGGCGATCTGAAGCTCGGGGATCAACTCCCGCTCCACCTCCTGCCGGTAGCCTTCCAGATCGGAGACTTTCCCATCCAAGTGTGCGGCAAGATGTGTGGCCGCCGCCCGGCCGCTCCAGATCGCGCCGTAGATCCCCTCTCCGGTCAGCAGATCGACCAGGCCGGCGGCATCGCCGACCAGAAGGAGGTTGCCATGGATCAGCGGCGTATCGGGACGGCGGATCGGAAGGGGGGCGGCCCGGACTCCCCAGAGCGCCGCCGGGTCGAAGCCGTAACTGCGGACCGCCTCCTCGAACTTCCGGCGCAGGGCCGATCCGACCGACGGCAACCCCCCGATCCCGATGTTGAGATGATCCCCCTTCGGAAAGAGCCAGTGATATCCGCCGGGGACGGCGCCGAGATCGATCCCGACGCGGGTTTGCCACCGCTCCGGGAAGCGGCCGCTCGGGGTGACGTTTCCTTCCAGGGCGAGGATGCGCCAGCGCGGCACGGTCAGTCCGGCGCGCTTGGCGGTCTCCCCATTCGCGCCGTCGGCCGCCACCAAGGTCCGGCCCTCGAACGTTTCGCTGCCTGTTCGGACGATCACCCGGGATCGCTCCCGCTCGATCTCGCGGAGCGGGGTCCGCTCCCGTAGGGTCGCTCCGGCCTTGACCGCCTGTTCGACTAAGAAATGATCGAACCGGTTCCGCTGGACGAGATGAAAAAGCGGCTGCGCTGCATCGCGGGCAAAGCCGCCGCGGCGGGAGAACGTCAGGTCGAGCCCGCGAATCGAGCGTTCGACGACCGGGGCAAGATCAAACGGCAAAAGACGCGCGGCGCGCAGCGTGATCCCGCCGCCGCACGGTTTGTCGCGCGGGAAGGTCGCCTTATCGAGGAGCAGAACCGACATTCCCCGCGCCGCGCACTCCCGGGCCGCGGTGCTTCCTGCCGGACCTCCCCCCACCACAATCACATCATAACGCATCGCAAACCTGAGAGAAGGACGTCAACTACTTTCTCGTGTATCGGTGCTTCACCCCGATTGGAAAATAGTCCGGATCGCCGGACGGCTTCAACGTCACCTCCGGCCGTTGGCGCGCGGCGGGAACGTAGTGGGCGAACTCGCTGTTCAGCCGCAGCAGCTCCCGCTGAATTGATGCGGCGATCGCCTGCCGTTTCTCCTCATCGCCGGTGATCCCCGGCAGGAGCTCGACGGCCACACTGAAGCGCTTGTCCTTCGTTTCGGTCTCTTGCACCTGAAGGACGAACTTCCCGGTGACCCACTGTTTGATCGGCGCTTGCTCCAGGCCGACGGTGACATTCTCCGGGTAAATGTTCGCGCCGTAGTAGGAGACGGTGAAGTCGGCCCGGCCGAAGAGATAAACAAAGGGGAGGGGATAGACGCCGCGCAGGTCGGTCAATGAATCTCCGCCGTTTTCCTTCACGAACCGGAGCATTGTTTCGTAAGGAACGACGCCCCCTTTGTCGGCGATATGATAACGGATGAGCGGCACGCCGTTGTCGCCGGTGACGATCAAGGTCCCCTCCGGCGTGACCTCGAAGAAGCGGCTCAACGGATCGTATTGGACAAGCGTCGGGAGGCGGGATTCTCCGAACCGCTTCCGCGCTGCGGAAGGGTGGGTGGCGAAAAACCGTCGGAGGGTGATGGAAATCGGTGTCTCGTTCCCCATCACCCCGGCATCGGCGGTTCCGTAGAGGGAGGCGGTGTCATGGACCGGATCGCTCGATCCAACCCGCTCGCAGACCAGCGTTCGCCACTCTTCGCTGAAGACCTCGCCCGCGAAGACCATTCTGATCCGATACCGTTTCCAGTCGATCCCCTGCGCAATCCCATGATCGATTACCTCCTTGATAAACGGCGGATAACCGGCGAGGACCACCTGCTCGAAGTGCGGACCCAGGGTCTCGATCACTCGGAAGATCTCGCTCTTGTTGTTCCCCGGCGTGACGAGGGTGATCGGGTAACCCTTCTGGGCAAGATACCGGCAGCAGGCGGCGGTGTACATCCCGCCGACCCAGGTGCCGAGAGCAAAGCAGATCACCGCTAGCGTGGGGCGGCGGTCGGCTTGGAAAGCATCCCTGAAAATCTGCTCGAAACGAAAGGAGACGTCGAGCTCATGTCTCAGAGAGCGGGGCCAGAAGAGGGGGGTTCCGGTCGATCCGGAGGAGACGGCGATCATCTCGCAGTCGTGCAACTTTTCCCCGCGGCAGCGCTGCGGGAGCGGGTAGACGGTCATGTAATTTTGTTTCGTGAGAAGGGGGAGGGTTTGAAAGTCGGCAGACGTTTGAATCCGGCCCGGATCGATCTCTTCGCGTTTTAGGAAGTCGCGGTAGGCGGGAACCTCGGCGGCGACCGAGTGAAAGAGGGTGAGGGCGGCCTGCTCGGGCGATTCGGTCAGATGGCGTGCGAGTCTGGTTTCCAGGGGGGTTGAGAAAAAAGCATCCATCGTGCGGCTCCGCTCATCAGCAAATGTCAGGGTCAGACCATTATACTGAATCGGGGCGGAGCGATTCCACAATCAAAACGAAAATGGACGATTTCAGACAAGATGGATGATTCTGCGCGGTTCCGAAGCGTTCCGACGCTAACCCCTCGCTCTGGAACGACGGGACCGTGCCCTCATCTCGTGCGCCAAGATCACCGGGTCCTCGATCCGCCCGCAGCAGAGACACCGCGCGCCGACATAGTCCCAAGGACGCGATTCGATCGATGTAAATAAAAATTTCTCCGCCACCATCAGCCCGCCGCATTTTCTGCAATTCATTTTATCCCCCCTCGATGTTTGATTGTTGGTATGACGATCATAGGCTAAAGCAAGCAATGTGCCGTGACATGTTAGGAAGGAAAGAGTGAGAAAAAAGGCCGTTTGACGATCCGAAGGGATCAAAATCGGAATCGGTGGGACGGTTTCTCTTCCGGAATTCGGAAGTCTTCCGGAAGGAAGAATGTCTTTCCGCAAGAATATCCCTGCCCTGCTGTATGATTTCGATGCTTTGCTGTATCTCTCCTCGTTCCCTGAAAATCAGGCGGATCGGATCTGGTAAACTACTCGGAGAGGGAAGAACGGTTAAATGAAAAAGAGGGTCCGTCCAATCCAAAGGAGTGGATCTGGAGGGGAGAGGCTGGTTCGCGAAACGCTTGTTTTTCGGGGGAAGTTGGCATACAATAGCCGTTCTTTCCGGAGAGGTCGGTTTGAAATATTCAAATGAAAAGAAAAAGGTCGGGCTGGTCAGCCTCGGCTGCCCCAAGAATCAGGTCGATTCCGAGGTGATGCTCGGATCGCTCCTTCAGGCGGGGTATGAATTGACCGCCGAAGCGGGAGAGGCCGATATCGTGATCGTCAACACCTGCGGATTCATCGATCAGGCCAAAGAGGAGTCGATCGACACTCTCATCGAAATGGGAGAGCTGAAAAAGAGCGGCCGCTGCCAAGCGCTCATCGCTACCGGATGTCTGACGCAACGTTATTCGGGCGATCTCCTCGATCAGCTTCCGGAGATCGACGCCGTCGTCGGGACCGGCGACTTCCCGAAGATCGCCTCCCTCTGCGACGCGCTGCTGAATCCGAAGAGAACAGATAATCGCCCGAGCCTCACCGAGACGCCGACCTATCTCTATCAGCCGGAGACCCCGCGCCTGCGGCTCGGGCCGAAACACTGGGCCTATATCAAAGTGTCTGAGGGGTGTAACTACCGTTGCTCGTTCTGCAGCATTCCCTCTTTTCGGGGGGATCTTCAGAGCCGGACGATCGATTCGGTCGTCCGCGAGGCGCAGGCGCTGGCGGACGAAGGGGTGGTTGAGATCAACCTGATCGCCCAGAGCCTCACCAGCTTCGGTTGGGACCGCCGGAAAAAGGGGGAGCTGGTCACCCTTCTGAAAGCGTTGGTCCGGATCGACGGCCTTCGTTGGATCCGCCTCTTCTATACTTATCCGACCGATTTCACCGACGCGTTGATCGATCTGATCGCCGAGGAGGAGAAGATCTGCCGCTACATCGACCTCCCGCTTCAGCATATTGACGATACCATTCTCAAGAAGATGAACCGGAAGGGGAAGCGGCGCGACATCGAGCGGCTGATCGAGAAACTTCGAGACCGGATCCCCGGCGTCACCCTCCGAAGTACTTTCATTGTCGGTTTCCCGGGGGAGACGGAGAAAGAGTTCCGGGGCCTTTCGGAGTTCATCCGGGAGACCGAATTCGACCGGCTCGGCATCTTCACTTACTCGCTGGAGGAGGGGACCTCCGCCCATCCGCTCGGCGATCCGATTGCGGAAGGGGTCAAGATTAAGCGCCAGAAGGCGCTGTTGGAAATGCAACGGAAGATTTCTCGGCGCAAACACCGGAAGATAATCGGGTCCGTGCAGACGGTCCTGGTCGACGGGCTTTCGAAAGAAAGTGACCTTTTGATCGAAGGGCGACTGGAAGGACAGGCCCCCGACGTGGACGGCGTCGTCCTGATCAATGACCTAGGGGGAATGGTTGGAGGTAGGAACGGAAACCACGACACCGGAGGAGAGGTGGTGAACCCGGGCCGGTTTGTCTCTGTTCGAATCACCGCCGCGCACGATTACGATCTGGTCGGGGAGATCGCGGAGGGAAAAGACGATCTCGCCCCGCCTCAAAAAGAGGAGGCGCTCCTTCCGATGATTTCGCCGTCAATGCATCGGTGAGGGGGCCGTGACCGCCTCTCTCCTGATCTTTCTCTTCACCTATACCTTTATCGCCGTTCGGAACATCCCGGGCGTTCCGCTCGATATGCCGGCCGGCGCGCTGGTCGGCGCCGTCTTAATGGTGGCAACCGGCGTCCTCTCCCTCCAAGAAGCCTACATCGCCATCGACTGGAACACCCTCCTCCTCCTGCTGGGGATGATGCTCGTCGTCGCCTATCTTGCGATGGGTGGGCTCTTTCACTGGATCGCGTCATGTTTGGCCCGCCGCTCCCTCTCCCCCTTTCGCCTCCTGGTCTGGGTGGTCCTGCTGAGCGGATTTCTCTCCGCCATTTTCGTGAACGACACGATCTGTCTTCTTTTCACCCCGATTCTGCTCCCGCTCCTCCGGTCGCTTCGCTTGAACCCGATTCCTTATTTAATTGCGCTGGCGACGGCGTCGAACATCGGCGGCCAGATGTCGATCATGGGAAATCCGCAGAACATGTTCATCGGGAATCATTCGGAGATTTCATTCGCCCGATTCTTCCTTCTGCTCTCGCCGATCACCCTGATCGGGTTGGCCCTGAATGTGGCCGTGATCGCCTGGATCTATCGAAAGGAGCTGGCGTCTCCCGCTTCCCCGGTCGAGATCGGGCCGAACGACCTCCTGCCCGAGACCGATCGCCCCCTTTTAATCAAAAGCCTGGCGGTCGTGGCGGGGATGCTGGTCCTCTTCTTCGCCGAGCAGCCCTATCCGCTCGTTGCGATCGGGGGGGCGGCGGTCCTCTTTCTGATCGGCAATCGAAAACCGGAGCTCGCCTTCCGAAAGGTCGATTGGACGCTGCTGGTCTTCTTCGCCTCCCTCTTCGTGGTGATGCGGGGGTTGGAGCGCTCGGGATGGGTCCGGTTGGTGCTGGAGGGAAGCGCGCCGCTGCTTCAAGGAAGCCCGGCGCAGGTGGTGGCGGTGCTCAGCGGGGTGACGCTGGTTCTCTCGAATCTCGTCAGCAACGTTCCGGCGGTCGTCTTGCTGGAGCCGTTCGTGGAGGCGCTTCCCAACCCCGATCTGGGGTGGCTCACCCTGGCGATGAGCAGCACGCTTGCCGGGAATCTGACGCTGGTCGGCTCGGTCGCCAATCTGATCGTCGTCTCATTGGCGCGCCCGGAGGTGGAGATCTCCTTCTGGGAGTACTTCAAGGTCGGCGCGATCTTAACGCTGCTGACGATCGGCGTGGGGGTAGGGGTCCTCATCTTAGAGGCGAGGTTTTTGTAGCTTGTATCCGGCCGGCGATCGCCGGCCGGACTTTTTCCCCTCGGATCGGTCGGGTGATCAGGCCACCTCAAGCAGCTCGATCTCGAATGTCAACTCGCGTCCCGCCAAAGGATGATTGCCGTCCAATGTGACGCTCGAATCGGAGGCGTCGGTCACGGTGACGACGATCGATTGGCCGTCGGATTGGGGAATTTGATATTGCTGTCCCACCTGCGGATCGACCCCTTCGGGGAGGTTCTGTCGATCGACCACCAGGACCATCTCTTCATGGCGCGGGCCATAGGCATTTTCCGCCGGGATGACGACCTTCTTCGACTCTCCCGGATTCATTCCGACCACCGCTTCTTCAAAGCCGGGGATGACTTCTCCTTCGCCGATGGTGAAAGGGAGCGGTTCCCGTTCTTTGGAAGTGTCGAATACCGTCCCATCCTCGAATTTCCCGACGTAGTGAACTTTTACGGCATTCCCGCGTTTTGCTTGAGCCATGATTCTCTCCTTTCGGTAAATGGCAATGGGTGGCGTAATGATGAGGGGTCGCCCTTGTGAAAGAGATTGGATGTAGATCGCGTCTTCATCGATCCGATCGAGACGGGGAAAACATCCAGGGTGATTCTAATCATAAAACATCGCGCCCAATCATTGCAATCGGGAAACCATTTTTCGAGGTGTCGAGCCGCTGACCGCAGGAACGCGGCGCCGAAATCGAGATTCCCGCGGATAGATAAAAACAATGACCCGCGCTTGGGTGTTTTAACGGAAGGCTTTATTTCCATTGAAAATTGTTTCAAATTTGGTACAATTAATCCGTTTCGGATCTCCAATCCCATCTTAAGATATCCCGGATAGGAGAATTAAGACATGTCGGTTTCAGCCTACGAAAGACGCAAGTTCGTTCGCGTGGACGTCAACTTCGAAGCGCGGATTAATCGCAACATCCGCGCGGCGATCAAAAAGCTGAGTCTCGGCGGATGCCTTGTCGAGTGCAACAAGCCCCTGGGCGATGCCGACCCGCTCGAAGTGAGGTTCTCCGCCTTCGGCGAAACGTTTCACCTGCGCGGCCGGGTCATTCACGTGATCGGCGCCAACCAATACGGAATCCGATTCGAGTCCCACAACGACGATCAGCTCCTCCGCCTTGTCGATGCCATTAAAAAAATCCAGGACGCTTCCATCGCGAGACGTTCGACCCGTTTGAAGGTTCAGCAGGAGGCCCTTCTGGATAAAGAGCCGTCATTGCTGGTGGACTTGAGTGAAGGGGGCTGTTTTGTGCGGACGGCCCATCGCTTCAATCTCGGAGACATTATCGAGGTCCAGTTTTTATTGAATGATGAAGAGATTCATCTCGCCGGTCAAATTCGATGGACCGGCTCGGAGGGGGTCGGCGTCGAGTTCCTCTCTCCCGATCCCACCCAAATCGGCGACATCGCCCGCTTCCTGGTGAAGAAACATCCCCCCGCTTAACGGCCCCGCCGGAATTCTATCTTTCAGCGCATGGGTCGGCTCCCTCTTTACTTCTGCGCCAAACTTCGGGCGACATCGGCCAGGCCGTGAACCACCCGCGCCAGACGAACCTGATCGACCGTCTCCGGCCTGTCGGTGGGGAGATGGTAGTGCGGGTTTCGAAAGGGGACCGTGTCGGTGATCATCATCGCCGGGTAGCCCTCTTTCCAAAACGAGTCGTGATCGGACCAAAAGACGCCGGGGATCCAGGCGGGGGCGGCGACCCCCTCCGAGGGGAAGGGGGTTCTCCTTCGAAAGGCGGCGATGCTTTGTTTCACCAGTCGCCTGTACCGGATGTTTCCGACAAAGGCGATAAAGTCGCCGCGATCCGGATAAAAGAAGCTGAACGGGAAGGGATACCGCTGGCTGCCGGGCTCCGAGGCGTAATAACCGATCGACTCGATCGAAACCATCGCCGTGATTTTATCCCCCCGCCGTCTTGCTTCACGGGCGTAGACCCGGCTTCCCATCTGGCCGGTCAGAAAAATCGGCGGCTCCTCGTTGGTGAAGGCGACGAACCGAATGGTCCGGTCGAATCGTTTTCCCTTCAATAACGCGGCCAGCTCCAGGAGCGCCGCCACCCCGGTGGCATTGTCGTCCGCTCCCGGCGAGCCGAAGACGGAGTCGTAATGCGCGCCGAAAAGAACAACCTCTTCCGTCCCGTCTTGGCCCGGGAGGGTCGCCTCCAGATTCCGGAACGTTTGGCCGTTGTGAGTGTACTCCTGTGAGACGATTCCGTAACCGATTTGCCGAAGGGTCGATTCGATATAACTCGCCGCCGCTTCAAGCTGCGCCGGTTTCTGAAGGTTCCGCTCGCCGATCCGACCGGCGAGGAGGGAGAGGTGGGATTGAAGCCGCGCGCGGCTTGCTTCTTCCGCGGGGGTGAGGGGCGGGAGGGGTCCGCGGAAAG encodes the following:
- a CDS encoding phenylacetate--CoA ligase family protein, whose translation is MDAFFSTPLETRLARHLTESPEQAALTLFHSVAAEVPAYRDFLKREEIDPGRIQTSADFQTLPLLTKQNYMTVYPLPQRCRGEKLHDCEMIAVSSGSTGTPLFWPRSLRHELDVSFRFEQIFRDAFQADRRPTLAVICFALGTWVGGMYTAACCRYLAQKGYPITLVTPGNNKSEIFRVIETLGPHFEQVVLAGYPPFIKEVIDHGIAQGIDWKRYRIRMVFAGEVFSEEWRTLVCERVGSSDPVHDTASLYGTADAGVMGNETPISITLRRFFATHPSAARKRFGESRLPTLVQYDPLSRFFEVTPEGTLIVTGDNGVPLIRYHIADKGGVVPYETMLRFVKENGGDSLTDLRGVYPLPFVYLFGRADFTVSYYGANIYPENVTVGLEQAPIKQWVTGKFVLQVQETETKDKRFSVAVELLPGITGDEEKRQAIAASIQRELLRLNSEFAHYVPAARQRPEVTLKPSGDPDYFPIGVKHRYTRK
- a CDS encoding PilZ domain-containing protein, yielding MSVSAYERRKFVRVDVNFEARINRNIRAAIKKLSLGGCLVECNKPLGDADPLEVRFSAFGETFHLRGRVIHVIGANQYGIRFESHNDDQLLRLVDAIKKIQDASIARRSTRLKVQQEALLDKEPSLLVDLSEGGCFVRTAHRFNLGDIIEVQFLLNDEEIHLAGQIRWTGSEGVGVEFLSPDPTQIGDIARFLVKKHPPA
- the rimO gene encoding 30S ribosomal protein S12 methylthiotransferase RimO codes for the protein MKYSNEKKKVGLVSLGCPKNQVDSEVMLGSLLQAGYELTAEAGEADIVIVNTCGFIDQAKEESIDTLIEMGELKKSGRCQALIATGCLTQRYSGDLLDQLPEIDAVVGTGDFPKIASLCDALLNPKRTDNRPSLTETPTYLYQPETPRLRLGPKHWAYIKVSEGCNYRCSFCSIPSFRGDLQSRTIDSVVREAQALADEGVVEINLIAQSLTSFGWDRRKKGELVTLLKALVRIDGLRWIRLFYTYPTDFTDALIDLIAEEEKICRYIDLPLQHIDDTILKKMNRKGKRRDIERLIEKLRDRIPGVTLRSTFIVGFPGETEKEFRGLSEFIRETEFDRLGIFTYSLEEGTSAHPLGDPIAEGVKIKRQKALLEMQRKISRRKHRKIIGSVQTVLVDGLSKESDLLIEGRLEGQAPDVDGVVLINDLGGMVGGRNGNHDTGGEVVNPGRFVSVRITAAHDYDLVGEIAEGKDDLAPPQKEEALLPMISPSMHR
- a CDS encoding SLC13 family permease, whose amino-acid sequence is MTASLLIFLFTYTFIAVRNIPGVPLDMPAGALVGAVLMVATGVLSLQEAYIAIDWNTLLLLLGMMLVVAYLAMGGLFHWIASCLARRSLSPFRLLVWVVLLSGFLSAIFVNDTICLLFTPILLPLLRSLRLNPIPYLIALATASNIGGQMSIMGNPQNMFIGNHSEISFARFFLLLSPITLIGLALNVAVIAWIYRKELASPASPVEIGPNDLLPETDRPLLIKSLAVVAGMLVLFFAEQPYPLVAIGGAAVLFLIGNRKPELAFRKVDWTLLVFFASLFVVMRGLERSGWVRLVLEGSAPLLQGSPAQVVAVLSGVTLVLSNLVSNVPAVVLLEPFVEALPNPDLGWLTLAMSSTLAGNLTLVGSVANLIVVSLARPEVEISFWEYFKVGAILTLLTIGVGVGVLILEARFL
- a CDS encoding geranylgeranyl reductase family protein; the protein is MRYDVIVVGGGPAGSTAARECAARGMSVLLLDKATFPRDKPCGGGITLRAARLLPFDLAPVVERSIRGLDLTFSRRGGFARDAAQPLFHLVQRNRFDHFLVEQAVKAGATLRERTPLREIERERSRVIVRTGSETFEGRTLVAADGANGETAKRAGLTVPRWRILALEGNVTPSGRFPERWQTRVGIDLGAVPGGYHWLFPKGDHLNIGIGGLPSVGSALRRKFEEAVRSYGFDPAALWGVRAAPLPIRRPDTPLIHGNLLLVGDAAGLVDLLTGEGIYGAIWSGRAAATHLAAHLDGKVSDLEGYRQEVERELIPELQIAFQMWSLFHLAPAVAANLLWRRSNGPLSRLIGWTRFCRLTQGEDRYRNIRKDLRPLWSILDLVLRPAAFPFASKIFETFQR
- a CDS encoding FKBP-type peptidyl-prolyl cis-trans isomerase, whose protein sequence is MAQAKRGNAVKVHYVGKFEDGTVFDTSKEREPLPFTIGEGEVIPGFEEAVVGMNPGESKKVVIPAENAYGPRHEEMVLVVDRQNLPEGVDPQVGQQYQIPQSDGQSIVVTVTDASDSSVTLDGNHPLAGRELTFEIELLEVA
- a CDS encoding M20/M25/M40 family metallo-hydrolase gives rise to the protein MTLRLYSGTILPLTLLGVGLIGFFLLWSVMIRMPAASFRGPLPPLTPAEEASRARLQSHLSLLAGRIGERNLQKPAQLEAAASYIESTLRQIGYGIVSQEYTHNGQTFRNLEATLPGQDGTEEVVLFGAHYDSVFGSPGADDNATGVAALLELAALLKGKRFDRTIRFVAFTNEEPPIFLTGQMGSRVYAREARRRGDKITAMVSIESIGYYASEPGSQRYPFPFSFFYPDRGDFIAFVGNIRYRRLVKQSIAAFRRRTPFPSEGVAAPAWIPGVFWSDHDSFWKEGYPAMMITDTVPFRNPHYHLPTDRPETVDQVRLARVVHGLADVARSLAQK